A single genomic interval of Granulicella tundricola MP5ACTX9 harbors:
- a CDS encoding adenine phosphoribosyltransferase, translated as MSTIVNCEPLKELIRTVPDFPKPGILFYDITTLLKNKAGMAQLIDAFAAYYIDKEIDLVLGIEARGFIFGPALAYRLNAGFVPVRKPKKLPAPTAKVTYDLEYGSDALEIHLDAIEPGQRVVIVDDLLATGGTMQATVKLVRQLGGEIAGIGFAIELDFLKGRAKFQEYDVFSLLHYDE; from the coding sequence ATGAGCACGATTGTGAACTGTGAACCGCTGAAGGAACTGATCCGCACGGTCCCTGACTTCCCCAAGCCGGGAATCCTCTTTTACGACATCACCACCCTGTTGAAGAACAAGGCAGGCATGGCGCAGTTGATTGATGCCTTTGCCGCATACTACATCGACAAGGAGATCGACCTCGTGCTCGGCATTGAGGCTCGCGGCTTCATCTTTGGACCCGCGCTGGCGTATCGCCTCAACGCGGGCTTTGTGCCCGTGCGGAAGCCCAAGAAGCTCCCCGCGCCAACCGCCAAGGTCACCTATGACCTGGAGTATGGGTCGGATGCGCTGGAGATACACCTGGATGCGATCGAGCCCGGCCAGCGCGTCGTGATCGTCGACGACCTGCTTGCAACCGGCGGCACCATGCAGGCGACGGTGAAGCTCGTGCGTCAGCTTGGCGGCGAGATTGCGGGTATTGGCTTTGCGATTGAACTCGACTTCCTGAAGGGCCGCGCCAAGTTCCAGGAGTATGACGTCTTCAGCCTGCTGCACTACGACGAGTAG
- a CDS encoding lactonase family protein produces MTISRRRFLAATTSVAAAAYACGLPGECTAQTNFFPKRHKPVPPAPSFVYFGTDTAKPGAQGIYLSRFDPATGKLTSPTVAAASFRPAFFALGLGHGKRVLHVCNEGDEHSSAISSLLIDPATGALHPLGKVLSGSMGPCYLSLDADGQSAYSASYSGSGVATYLVEPDGSLSQPVERLDFKDAKFGQHGPNADRQQASHPHSARLSPDNRFLIVNDLGNDSIVTFPVDVTTARLGAPHVNERRAGSGPRHIAFHPNGRWVYSVNELDNRIDQLLWSGMRGDHAHGVEPQALLTDAGHSISTVDPGFHGTNTAAEVEISASGSYLYVSNRGENSLVVFAIDQGNGMLKVLQRISCGGKTPRQFTFDPTGKWLLCGNQDSDSVTVFACNQGNGGLTGPVQTLTVPSPMMTLFA; encoded by the coding sequence ATGACCATCTCTCGCAGACGATTTTTAGCAGCAACGACCTCCGTCGCAGCCGCCGCGTATGCATGCGGTCTGCCGGGAGAGTGTACGGCCCAGACGAACTTCTTTCCCAAGCGCCACAAGCCCGTCCCGCCCGCTCCGTCCTTTGTCTACTTTGGGACGGATACCGCAAAGCCCGGTGCGCAGGGAATCTATCTCTCCCGGTTTGACCCTGCTACGGGCAAGTTGACCAGCCCTACCGTCGCCGCTGCGAGCTTTCGGCCGGCGTTCTTCGCCCTGGGTCTGGGCCACGGAAAGCGCGTCCTGCATGTGTGCAATGAAGGCGACGAGCATAGCTCCGCCATCTCGTCTTTATTGATTGACCCGGCGACAGGCGCACTGCATCCGCTGGGGAAGGTCTTGTCCGGCAGCATGGGACCGTGTTATCTCTCACTTGATGCGGATGGCCAGTCGGCGTACTCGGCCAGCTACTCGGGCTCCGGCGTGGCGACGTACCTGGTTGAACCGGATGGCAGCCTCTCGCAGCCGGTGGAACGGCTGGACTTCAAAGATGCAAAGTTCGGTCAGCATGGTCCGAACGCAGACCGGCAGCAGGCATCCCACCCGCACTCGGCTAGGCTTTCGCCCGATAACCGCTTTTTGATCGTGAACGATCTGGGCAACGACAGCATCGTGACCTTCCCGGTTGACGTTACGACCGCACGGCTGGGCGCACCTCATGTAAACGAGCGTCGTGCTGGTTCCGGGCCTCGGCATATTGCGTTTCATCCGAATGGACGCTGGGTCTATTCGGTGAATGAACTCGATAACCGGATAGACCAACTGTTGTGGAGTGGTATGCGCGGTGATCATGCCCACGGCGTAGAACCGCAGGCTCTGTTGACGGACGCGGGCCACTCCATCAGCACGGTTGACCCGGGCTTCCATGGCACAAACACCGCGGCAGAGGTGGAGATCAGCGCCAGCGGATCCTACCTGTACGTAAGCAACCGCGGGGAGAACTCGCTGGTGGTCTTCGCGATCGATCAGGGGAATGGAATGTTGAAGGTGTTGCAGAGAATCTCCTGCGGTGGCAAGACTCCACGGCAGTTCACCTTCGATCCCACGGGCAAATGGCTGCTGTGCGGCAACCAGGATTCGGATTCAGTGACAGTCTTCGCCTGCAATCAGGGCAACGGCGGCCTGACCGGACCGGTGCAGACGCTGACCGTGCCTTCACCCATGATGACGCTCTTCGCATAA
- a CDS encoding anthranilate synthase component II: MVFVLDNYDSFTYNLVQYMGELGAEMVIRRNDELTPEEIEALNPERILISPGPCTPEEAGVSIPLLKHFAALQEAGGRRVPILGVCLGHQAIGAAFGGNVVRAKKLMHGKTSEVEHDGRTIFAGIPSTMTCTRYHSLIVAEEGFPDVLEVSARTYGKASPEAVEEDGGQTIMALRHKTLPIEGVQFHPESVLTSHGKQMIENFLKM; this comes from the coding sequence ATGGTCTTCGTCCTGGACAACTACGACTCCTTTACTTACAACCTGGTGCAGTACATGGGCGAGCTTGGCGCGGAGATGGTGATCCGGCGCAATGACGAGCTGACGCCGGAAGAGATTGAGGCGCTGAACCCTGAGCGCATTCTCATCTCGCCCGGGCCCTGCACGCCAGAGGAGGCAGGCGTGAGCATTCCGCTGCTGAAGCACTTTGCTGCGTTGCAGGAGGCGGGTGGCCGACGCGTGCCGATCCTGGGTGTCTGCCTGGGCCATCAGGCCATCGGCGCGGCGTTTGGCGGCAACGTCGTTCGCGCGAAGAAACTGATGCACGGCAAGACGAGCGAGGTGGAGCATGACGGCAGGACCATCTTCGCCGGAATCCCCTCGACGATGACCTGCACGCGGTATCACTCGCTGATCGTCGCGGAGGAGGGCTTTCCGGATGTGCTGGAGGTTTCGGCGCGTACCTACGGGAAAGCTTCACCGGAGGCGGTGGAAGAGGATGGCGGGCAGACCATCATGGCGCTGCGGCATAAGACGCTGCCCATCGAAGGCGTCCAGTTCCATCCCGAGAGCGTTTTGACCAGCCACGGCAAGCAGATGATTGAGAACTTTCTGAAGATGTAG
- a CDS encoding acylphosphatase yields MEQAECVRHYLVKGRVQGVGFRWFVHREAAELGLRGWVKNTDAGHVEIVVAGDAESIAELNAVLHKGSRGSRVDAVIEHALTDEEGTALGPFEIEGAW; encoded by the coding sequence ATGGAACAAGCAGAGTGCGTCCGTCATTACCTGGTCAAGGGCCGTGTGCAGGGCGTAGGCTTTCGCTGGTTCGTCCATCGCGAAGCCGCTGAGCTTGGGCTGCGCGGCTGGGTCAAGAACACGGACGCAGGCCATGTAGAAATCGTCGTTGCAGGCGATGCGGAATCGATCGCAGAGCTGAACGCTGTGCTGCACAAGGGTTCGCGCGGAAGCCGTGTGGACGCCGTGATCGAGCATGCGCTGACCGACGAAGAAGGCACGGCGCTTGGACCATTCGAGATTGAAGGAGCCTGGTAA
- the efp gene encoding elongation factor P yields the protein MSIPATQMRPGMIIKYNSDLHLVFSVEHRTPGNLRAFIQAKLRNVRTGAMFTERFRSPDPIDRVYVDEIKMEFLYSDGEDYYFMDDSFEQTMLKRETLGDAVDYLTPNLSISVSFHDGKAVGIELPTAVIMTVLQTEPGIKSATASSVTKPATTETGLVVQVPPFINEGEKIRVDTAEGAYMSRA from the coding sequence ATGTCGATTCCCGCTACCCAGATGCGTCCGGGCATGATCATCAAGTACAACAGCGACCTGCACCTGGTCTTCTCGGTGGAACACCGCACTCCCGGCAACCTGCGCGCCTTCATCCAGGCCAAGCTTCGCAACGTCCGCACCGGCGCCATGTTCACTGAGCGCTTCCGTTCGCCTGACCCCATCGACCGCGTCTACGTGGACGAGATCAAGATGGAATTCCTCTACTCCGACGGCGAAGACTACTACTTCATGGACGACAGCTTCGAGCAGACGATGCTGAAGCGCGAGACGCTGGGCGACGCGGTCGACTACCTAACCCCGAACCTCTCCATCAGCGTCAGCTTCCATGACGGCAAGGCCGTCGGCATTGAACTCCCCACGGCAGTCATCATGACCGTGCTGCAGACGGAGCCGGGCATCAAGTCGGCTACAGCGTCTTCCGTGACCAAGCCCGCAACGACCGAGACTGGTCTCGTAGTGCAGGTTCCTCCGTTCATCAACGAAGGCGAGAAGATCCGCGTGGATACTGCTGAAGGCGCTTACATGAGCCGCGCGTAA
- a CDS encoding VWA domain-containing protein: protein MSRTSPLFAAAFLTATLTVSAFSQQLTPAPAVSSAPAPSRLMTLDVVVAPKSGVPVAGLPQSAFTLLDNGRSEEIKSFREVKGGATNLQVILVIDSVNARFSTVSYERQEIGKYLLADGGRLAHPTALAIMTDTGIQMQQGYSTDGKSLNESLEQSVIGLREIRRNSGFYGAEERLDDSLRSLNLLIQHEKTVPGRKLVLWISPGWPLLSGPAVDLSSKQRTALFRSVVQTSTELRQAGVTLYNLNPVGVGEDVGRAFYYQEFLKGVTAPNHVDLGDLGLQVIATQSGGLVDMLNSDVAAMIRRDVRDADVYYELSFTPAPGEDKIEYHGLQVKVPDTSLTARTRQGYYALPPGVGTDQPIVPPPLPTKR from the coding sequence ATGTCGCGCACCTCTCCTCTGTTTGCCGCCGCCTTTCTCACTGCCACGCTGACGGTCTCCGCCTTCTCGCAGCAACTCACACCCGCACCTGCCGTGTCCTCCGCACCTGCGCCTTCCAGGTTGATGACGCTGGACGTCGTGGTCGCGCCGAAGTCCGGCGTTCCGGTGGCCGGCTTGCCTCAGTCTGCCTTCACGCTGCTCGATAACGGACGCTCGGAGGAGATTAAATCCTTCCGCGAGGTGAAAGGAGGGGCTACCAATCTGCAGGTGATCCTCGTCATTGATTCTGTAAACGCCCGCTTCTCCACGGTGTCCTATGAGCGCCAGGAGATTGGGAAGTACCTTCTGGCGGACGGCGGACGGCTCGCCCATCCAACGGCCCTGGCGATCATGACGGATACCGGCATCCAGATGCAGCAGGGCTATTCCACTGACGGTAAATCGCTCAACGAGTCACTGGAGCAGTCCGTAATCGGCCTACGTGAGATTCGACGTAACAGCGGCTTCTATGGCGCGGAGGAGCGGCTGGACGATTCGCTGCGCTCTTTGAACTTGCTGATCCAGCATGAGAAAACCGTGCCCGGCCGCAAACTTGTATTGTGGATCTCACCGGGCTGGCCCCTGCTTTCCGGCCCCGCCGTCGACCTGTCCTCCAAGCAGCGGACAGCCCTCTTTCGCTCCGTCGTCCAGACCTCCACCGAGCTTCGCCAGGCCGGCGTCACACTCTATAACCTGAATCCGGTGGGCGTTGGTGAGGATGTGGGCCGCGCCTTTTACTACCAGGAGTTTTTGAAGGGCGTCACCGCGCCAAATCACGTCGACCTCGGGGACCTCGGGCTTCAGGTCATCGCCACCCAGAGCGGAGGTCTCGTGGACATGCTGAACAGCGATGTCGCCGCCATGATCCGGCGCGATGTGCGTGATGCCGATGTCTACTACGAACTCTCCTTCACCCCCGCGCCTGGGGAAGACAAGATCGAGTACCACGGGCTGCAGGTTAAGGTCCCGGACACCAGCCTCACCGCGCGCACGCGGCAAGGCTACTATGCGTTACCTCCCGGCGTGGGCACGGACCAACCCATCGTCCCGCCACCGCTCCCAACCAAGCGTTGA
- a CDS encoding NAD(P)-dependent alcohol dehydrogenase: MTQSVGYAAQNVAAPLERFDFTRRDPGPADVVVEIAYCGICHSDIHQVRDEWGGSMYPMVPGHEIVGHVTAVGADVTKFKVGDLAGVGVMVDSCKVCANCKASEEAYCEKGFVGTYNAKGYDGKLVFGGYANNIVVDERYVFSISPKLEAKLAAVAPLLCAGITTYSPLRHWKVGPGMKVGIVGLGGLGHMGLKFAHSFGAHVTLFTTSAGKEADAKRLGADEVVISKDADAMAKQKSSFDFILDCVSAPHDMNTYLGLLRLNGTLCLVGLPEEPLSISAFSTVTNRRSLAGSMIGGMTETQEMLDYCAEHDIVSDIELTSVDKLDEAYERVVKSDVKYRFVIDLATLKS; encoded by the coding sequence ATGACTCAATCAGTTGGATACGCCGCCCAAAATGTGGCCGCGCCCTTAGAACGCTTTGACTTCACCCGCCGCGACCCGGGCCCAGCCGATGTGGTCGTGGAGATCGCCTACTGCGGAATCTGCCACTCTGACATTCACCAGGTGCGGGATGAGTGGGGTGGGTCCATGTACCCGATGGTTCCAGGCCACGAGATCGTCGGGCATGTCACTGCCGTGGGCGCGGACGTGACGAAGTTCAAGGTTGGCGATCTCGCGGGCGTGGGCGTCATGGTGGACTCCTGCAAGGTCTGCGCCAACTGTAAGGCGTCCGAAGAGGCGTATTGCGAGAAGGGCTTTGTCGGCACTTACAACGCCAAGGGCTATGACGGAAAGCTTGTCTTCGGCGGCTACGCCAACAACATCGTCGTGGACGAGCGGTATGTCTTCTCCATCTCGCCGAAGCTTGAGGCGAAGCTGGCCGCGGTTGCTCCTTTGCTGTGCGCGGGCATCACGACCTACAGCCCGCTGCGCCACTGGAAGGTGGGTCCCGGGATGAAGGTCGGCATCGTCGGTCTGGGCGGACTGGGCCACATGGGACTGAAGTTCGCGCACTCCTTTGGCGCGCATGTGACGCTCTTTACTACCTCTGCGGGCAAGGAAGCGGATGCCAAGCGCCTAGGTGCGGACGAGGTCGTCATCTCCAAGGACGCCGACGCCATGGCGAAGCAGAAGAGCAGCTTCGACTTTATCCTCGACTGCGTCTCAGCACCTCATGACATGAATACGTACCTCGGCCTGTTGCGGCTCAACGGCACGCTCTGTCTCGTCGGCCTGCCTGAGGAACCGCTCTCCATCAGCGCCTTTTCAACCGTAACCAATCGCCGCAGTCTTGCGGGCTCCATGATCGGCGGCATGACCGAGACGCAGGAGATGCTCGACTACTGCGCCGAGCATGACATCGTCTCCGACATCGAACTCACGTCGGTCGACAAGCTGGATGAAGCGTATGAGCGGGTCGTGAAGAGCGATGTGAAGTACCGCTTTGTGATCGATCTGGCCACCCTGAAAAGCTAG
- a CDS encoding Orn/Lys/Arg family decarboxylase: MSEGRWVLLIASEVGGTDSVSDRAMERLVSAIGEEGYEVVRTSTPEDGLSLITSDPSYSSILLDWDLEGDNQFQEREALQILRAVRRRNKKIPIFLIADRTLVSELPLEVVRQVHEYIHLFGDTPAFIANRVDFAVERYHETLLPPYFKVLKKYTDEGAYSWDAPGHMGGVAFLKHPIGMEFHKFFGENIMRSDLGISTAPLGSWLDHIGPPGESERNAARIFGADWTFYVLGGSSNSNQIIGHGVIAQDDIVLADANCHKSICHSLTVTGARPVYFKPTRNGYGMIGLVPLKRFSPENVKSLIDKSPFTPGAPSKEPTYAVVTNSTYDGLCYDVNRVVQELSKSVPRVHFDEAWYAYAKFHPIYRGRFAMDVPDDMPDRPAIFSVQSTHKMLAAFSMGSMVHVKLSQRAPLDFDQFNESFMMHGTTSPFYPLIASLDVAAAMMDEPAGPTLMDETIQDAISFRKAMSSIAHRLRLAESNGDGWFFRLYQPEVVIDPRTDESFVFEEAPDSLLGTASSCWTLKPGEDWHGYQDEDIADDYCMLDPTKVTILTPGVNPQGKISEWGIPASILVEFLDSRRVEIARVGDYTVLVLFSVGTSKGKWGSLLENLFEFKRLYDSEAPLEEALPELVSKYPARYRNVSLKELSDEMHSVMGDLDLAGLVNAACDEDFDPVLTPAQTYQKLVKNQTERIRFNEMAGRLAAVMLVPYPPGIPMSMPGERLGSSESPVIKLILAMEEFGKRFPGFEREVHGIEVDSDGNYWMRAVIEGAEGKPKKRKGKKAPPSNAPPVHKQRLKSKPIRRSGE; encoded by the coding sequence ATGAGCGAAGGGCGTTGGGTTCTTTTGATTGCGAGTGAGGTGGGTGGGACTGACTCTGTCTCCGACCGTGCCATGGAGCGGCTCGTCAGTGCGATTGGCGAGGAAGGCTATGAGGTGGTGCGTACCTCGACCCCTGAGGATGGGCTCTCGCTGATCACGTCAGACCCTTCGTACTCGTCGATCCTGCTGGACTGGGATCTCGAAGGCGACAACCAGTTCCAGGAACGCGAGGCGCTGCAGATTCTGCGCGCGGTGCGGCGGCGCAACAAGAAGATTCCGATCTTCCTCATCGCGGACCGGACGCTGGTCTCGGAGCTGCCGCTGGAGGTCGTGCGGCAGGTGCATGAGTACATCCACCTCTTTGGCGATACGCCGGCGTTCATCGCCAACCGCGTCGACTTTGCGGTCGAGCGCTATCACGAGACGTTGCTGCCCCCGTACTTCAAGGTCCTGAAGAAGTACACGGATGAAGGTGCGTATAGCTGGGACGCGCCGGGACACATGGGCGGCGTGGCTTTCCTGAAGCACCCCATCGGCATGGAGTTCCACAAGTTCTTCGGCGAAAACATCATGCGTTCGGACCTTGGGATTTCGACTGCTCCGCTGGGCTCGTGGCTGGATCACATTGGCCCTCCGGGCGAGAGTGAACGCAATGCCGCGCGTATCTTTGGCGCGGACTGGACGTTCTACGTGCTGGGTGGAAGCTCGAACTCCAACCAGATCATCGGGCACGGCGTGATCGCGCAGGACGATATCGTGCTGGCGGATGCGAACTGCCATAAGTCCATCTGCCACTCGCTGACGGTGACGGGCGCGCGACCGGTATACTTCAAGCCGACGCGCAATGGCTACGGGATGATCGGGCTGGTGCCGCTGAAGCGCTTCAGCCCGGAGAACGTGAAGTCGCTGATCGATAAGAGCCCTTTTACGCCGGGTGCGCCTTCCAAGGAACCGACCTACGCGGTCGTAACAAACTCAACCTACGACGGGCTTTGCTATGACGTGAACCGCGTGGTGCAGGAGCTTTCAAAGTCCGTGCCTCGCGTTCATTTTGACGAGGCCTGGTATGCCTACGCGAAGTTCCATCCCATCTATCGCGGGCGTTTTGCGATGGATGTGCCGGACGACATGCCGGACCGGCCTGCAATCTTTTCCGTGCAGTCCACGCACAAGATGCTGGCGGCATTCTCCATGGGCTCGATGGTGCATGTGAAGCTGAGCCAGAGGGCTCCGCTAGACTTCGACCAGTTCAACGAATCCTTCATGATGCATGGCACCACGTCTCCCTTCTATCCGCTGATTGCCTCGCTGGACGTGGCTGCGGCAATGATGGACGAGCCTGCCGGCCCCACGTTGATGGACGAGACGATTCAGGATGCGATCAGCTTCCGCAAGGCGATGAGCTCGATTGCCCACCGCCTGCGGCTTGCGGAATCGAACGGCGACGGATGGTTCTTCCGGCTGTATCAGCCTGAGGTTGTGATTGACCCGCGGACGGATGAGTCGTTCGTGTTTGAGGAGGCACCGGACTCCTTGCTGGGAACTGCATCCTCCTGCTGGACGCTGAAGCCGGGCGAGGACTGGCACGGCTATCAGGACGAGGACATCGCAGACGACTACTGCATGCTGGACCCGACTAAGGTGACGATTCTGACGCCGGGTGTGAATCCACAGGGCAAGATCTCCGAGTGGGGCATTCCTGCGTCGATCCTGGTGGAGTTTCTGGACAGCCGCCGCGTTGAAATTGCGCGGGTCGGCGACTACACGGTGCTGGTCCTGTTCTCGGTGGGTACGTCGAAGGGCAAGTGGGGCTCGCTGCTTGAGAATCTGTTCGAGTTCAAGCGGCTCTACGACTCTGAGGCGCCTCTCGAAGAGGCATTACCGGAGTTGGTCTCGAAGTATCCCGCGCGATACCGCAATGTGAGCCTGAAAGAGCTTTCAGACGAGATGCACTCCGTGATGGGGGATCTCGATCTGGCTGGCCTGGTGAACGCTGCGTGCGATGAGGACTTCGATCCCGTGCTGACGCCAGCGCAGACCTACCAGAAGCTGGTGAAGAATCAGACCGAGCGCATTCGCTTCAACGAGATGGCCGGCCGTCTGGCGGCTGTGATGCTGGTGCCGTATCCGCCGGGCATTCCAATGTCCATGCCGGGTGAGCGTCTGGGCAGTTCAGAGAGCCCGGTCATCAAGCTCATCCTGGCGATGGAGGAGTTCGGCAAGCGGTTCCCGGGCTTTGAGCGCGAGGTTCATGGCATTGAGGTCGACAGCGACGGCAACTACTGGATGCGCGCCGTCATTGAGGGTGCGGAAGGCAAGCCAAAGAAGCGCAAGGGCAAGAAGGCTCCGCCGAGCAACGCGCCTCCGGTTCACAAGCAGCGTTTGAAGTCCAAGCCGATCCGCCGCTCCGGCGAATAA